A section of the Pleuronectes platessa chromosome 7, fPlePla1.1, whole genome shotgun sequence genome encodes:
- the sinhcaf gene encoding SIN3-HDAC complex-associated factor codes for MFGFHKPKMYRSLDGCCICRAKSSSSRFTDSKRYEKEFRSCFGLSETRSGEICNACVLLVKRWKKLPVGTKKNWNHVVDARGGPSLKITSRPKKIKSISKKARPSQISRLQKELKRNNSDAHSTTSSASPAQSPSYSNLSDDGSDTELSPGSSRSPVFSFLDLTYWKRQKVCCGIIYKGRFGEVLIDPHLFKPCCRKKQRQQQQQEEEEDEEEDEEEDEEEEVEVEEGQVGADVEGGKSQAEEEVKEIPTCEENAQPAQLCVTMTTPPTRGVVMAAEAGW; via the exons ATGTTTGGCTTTCACAAGCCGAAAATGTACAGGAGTCTGGACGGCTGCTGCATCTGCCGTGCAAAGTCGTCCAGCTCTCGTTTCACGGACAGTAAGCGCTATGAGAAGGAGTTCAGGAGCTGCTTCGG GTTGAGTGAAACCAGATCTGGAGAAATCTGCAATGCCTGTGTGCTTCTGGTGAAACGATGGAAAAAGCTTCCGGTGGGAACCAAGAAGAACTGGAACCAT GTTGTGGACGCCAGGGGAGGTCCCAGTTTAAAAATAACCTCCAGGCCCAAGAAAATAAAGTCCATCTCTAAGAAAGCTCGGCCGAGTCAGATCAGCAGGCTGCAGAAAGAGCTTAAAAGaaaca ATTCCGATGCTCACAGCACCACCTCCAGTGCCTCTCCGGCTCAGTCTCCCAGCTACAGCAACCTGTCGGACGACGGCTCTGACACTGAGCTCAGCCCGGGTTCCAGCCGCTCCCCGGTTTTCTCCTTCCTGGACCTCACCTACTGGAAGAG GCAAAAAGTttgctgtggaatcatctacaaGGGTCGCTTTGGAGAGGTGCTCATCGACCCACATTTGTTCAAGCCGTGCTGCCGCAAGAAACagcgacagcagcagcaacaggaggaggaggaagacgaggaggaagatgaggaggaggacgaggaagaagaggtggaggtaGAGGAAGGCCAGGTGGGAGCTGATGTCGAAGGGGGAAAATCCCAggctgaagaggaagtgaaggaaATTCCAACGTGTGAGGAAAACGCACAGCCCGCTCAGCTATGCGTTACCATGACAACCCCTCCAACCAGGGGCGTAGTGATGGCGGCAGAGGCAGGGTGGTAA
- the kxd1 gene encoding kxDL motif-containing protein 1: protein MCFVVVSPRLSAVFCRSRVIIAAERGNSRSPEEEGVFLWIVVMEEPTASGVFCGRMLSMVNSEDVNAIIQAQRHMLDRFEKTNEMLINFNGLSNVRLQQMNERFLLHTRTLVEMKKDLDSVFRRIRTLKGKVAKQYPEAFSNIHESPIPEDDDDQFDPVPHSLPTTITTATSEQSTESCDTSPDVISPTVSRCSEDLSQEPPDTPTSDVPETAVLQDEGPDSVPAE, encoded by the exons AtgtgctttgttgttgtttctcctcGGCTGTCAGCTGTTTTCTGCAGAAGTAGAGTTATAatagcagcagagagaggaaacagtcGCTCACCAGAGGAAGAAG GTGTTTTCCTCTGGATCGTCGTCATGGAGGAGCCcacagcctccggtgtgttctgCGGCCGAATGCTGAGCATGGTCAACTCCGAGGACGTCAACGCCATCATCCAggctcagagacacat GCTCGACCGCTTTGAGAAAACCAACGAAATGCTGATCAACTTCAACGGGCTGTCAAATGTGCGACTGCAGCAGATGAACGAGCGCTTCCTGCTCCACACACGAACGCTGGTGGAGATGAAGAAAGATCTGGACAGCGTTTTCAGACGGATCAG GACACTTAAAGGGAAGGTCGCTAAGCAGTACCCAGAAGCTTTCAGCA ATATCCACGAGTCACCGATTCCAGAGGACGACGATGACCAGTTTGACCCAGTTCCCCACAGTCTCCCCACAACGATCACCACGGCCACCTCGGAGCAGAGCACAGAGTCATGTGACACGAGTCCAGATGTGATCTCACCCACTGTGAGCAGATGCTCCGAAGATCTGTCTCAAGAACCGCCTGACACGCCCACCTCCGACGTCCCAGAGACGGCTGTCTTACAGGACGAAGGGCCTGACTCTGTACCTGCGGAATAG
- the ergic2 gene encoding endoplasmic reticulum-Golgi intermediate compartment protein 2 — translation MRRLTKKKTLTLVKELDAFPKVPESYVESTASGGTVSLIAFTLMAVLAILEFFVYTRTWMRYEYEVDKDFSSKLRINVDITVAMRCQYIGADVLDLAETMVASDGLKYEPVNYELSPQQKMWHMTLLHIQERLRVEHALQDIIFKAALKGDPPAPDQRDDSITSLTACRIHGHMYVNKVAGNFHITVGKSIPHPRGHAHLAALVSHDSYNFSHRIDHLSFGEAIPGIISPLDGTEKISAEPNHMFQYFITIVPTKLNTYQISAETHQYSVTERERAINHAAGSHGVSGIFMKYDISSLMVRVTEQHMPFWQFLVRLCGIVGGIFSTTGMLHSMIGCLVDVICCRFQMGIYKPLTEAPLNEQETSESSVPPPPPPEDLSQQ, via the exons ATGAGGAGACTCACGAAGAAGAAAACTCTCACTCTGGTCAAGGAGCTGGACGCTTTCCCCAAAGTCCCGGAGAGCTACGTGGAGTCCACAGCCAGCGGCGGGACAG TGTCTCTGATCGCCTTCACCCTCATGGCTGTTCTCGCCATCCTTGAGTTCTTTGTGTACACGAGGACGTGGATGAGATACGAGTACGAGGTGGACAAAGACTTCAGCAG TAAACTCCGGATCAATGTAGACATCACAGTTGCTATGAGATGTCAAT ATATTGGTGCAGATGTCCTGGATCTGGCAGAAACCATGGTCGCATCTGATGGTTTAAAATATGAACCA GTCAACTATGAACTGTCTCCACAGCAGAAAATGTGGCACAT gaCTCTGCTGCACATCCAGGAGCGTCTGAGAGTAGAGCACGctcttcaggacatcatcttCAAGGCAGCGTTAAAAGGAGATCCTCCTGCTCCTGACCAAAG GGACGACAGCATCACTTCCCTCACCGCCTGCAGGATACATGGACATATGTATGTTAACAAGGTGGCAGGAAACTTCCACATCACTGTTGGCAA GTCCATCCCTCACCCCAGAGGTCACGCTCATCTAGCTGCTCTCGTCAGCCATGACt CTTATAACTTCTCTCACCGGATCGACCACCTCTCCTTTGGAGAAGCGATTCCTGGGATAATCAGCCCGTTGGACGGCACAGAGAAAATCTCAGCTGAGC CAAACCACATGTTTCAGTACTTCATCACCATCGTGCCCACCAAGCTGAACACCTACCAGATTTCTGCTGAGACGCATCAGTACTCAGTCACAGAGCGG GAGCGAGCGATAAACCATGCTGCAGGCAGCCATGGGGTCTCAGGGATCTTTATGAAATATGATATCAGTTCTCTGATggtcagagtcactgaacaGCACATGCCTTTCTGGCAGTTTCTTGTCAGACTCTGCGGCATCGTCGGAGGAATTTTCTCCACCACAG GGATGCTCCATAGCATGATCGGCTGCCTGGTCGACGTCATCTGCTGTCGTTTTCAGATGGGAATCTACAAACCTCTGACG GAGGCTCCTCTGAATGAACAAGAAACCAGTGAAAGctcagttcctcctcctcctcctccggaaGATCTCTCACAACAATGA